A single region of the Synergistaceae bacterium genome encodes:
- the cas2 gene encoding CRISPR-associated endonuclease Cas2, which produces MFVIMVYDVNAKRVAKVLKISRRYLVHVQRSVFEGELTPARLGALKNELEGVIDDGEDSILFYGWNYGRYSFREAIGADCPGCEGANFV; this is translated from the coding sequence ATGTTCGTGATTATGGTCTACGATGTCAACGCTAAACGTGTCGCAAAAGTCCTCAAAATCTCACGGCGTTATCTCGTTCATGTTCAGAGGAGCGTCTTCGAGGGCGAACTTACCCCCGCAAGGCTCGGTGCTCTGAAGAATGAGCTTGAAGGTGTCATTGATGACGGCGAGGACAGCATATTGTTCTACGGCTGGAATTACGGCAGATATTCTTTCAGAGAGGCAATAGGTGCGGATTGTCCCGGCTGTGAGGGAGCAAATTTCGTGTAA